The Panicum virgatum strain AP13 chromosome 3N, P.virgatum_v5, whole genome shotgun sequence genome includes the window CTGCTTATCAAGGAATCTATTCTTGACCTGTTGCCATAAGATTTGAGTAGCATTCTTTTTTATAAAATATATGAACTGTATTGAAAGTTTGCTCAAGCAGTACATGAAAGATTGCTATTGAATGATTGCTGAAGCATTCTTTTATAAACTTATTTGTTAAGCATTTTCCAGTGATGTAGGGTTGCAGAATACAGTTTGTTATAAACTTTACTGGCTTTAATGCCTTCATGGAATGTAACAGCACATGATAGGATgtgatttctatttttttttctgaaacaaTGGTGCTCGAATAAAAAAATAGTGTGGTGTATTCTGTTGTAGCACCTAAACAGTTCAAACGATGGTTACAATTAATTTGTTATTACTGTCCAATGCACATTCCTAGGCCAATCCATAAATTTAACCAGTTTAATTTTGTTTCCTTCAAAGGTTAGATAGAAAAAACATTGTTTAGTACTTTTACATGCACAAATTGCAAAAAGAACTGCAGATGAAATTATGAAAGAATTCGGACCATATAATCAAGTAGCACTTATGTAAAGAACTAGCTGAAAGGTTCAGCTAAAAAATAACAGTACAATAGAAACGAATAAGACAAATCTATTTGCATTCTATATTTGTGGAAGATGCCTTGTTTACTAACAGGCATTGgtgagtttcttttttttcatgttattTTCTTAATAATATTTCGAGTAATATTGAGAGTTGTCCATCACATCCTAATTTCTAATCATTTATTTTGGGCTTGCTGTTGAGTTCTATTCTATCTGGATTAGTATTTGATCATATTTTGCACCAATAAATCCCCGCTCTGATTTACTTACATCATTTTTTGTTCCTTGCAGGGTGTACAATCTGAACCATCAATTTGgtatttttttctcaagaaactgaatttcaaaatattttattaTGGATATATTTAATTGGGATAATACAAGCATGCCTGAAATCTGAGCAGCTGAATCTCTAGCTCTTCTGAAAAGCTACTGCTATTCAGTAAGTATAAGTTATAACCCTTACATTGTACTTAAAGTGTTTCACTCCCCATCCATCCGCACCGCCACTCCCTCCCTAGCCCAACGAGGCAGCgaccccctccctccctttccATGGCAGATGCAGACCCGTTTTGATGCCTTCCTTCCAACCACGGCGTCCTGCCTGACCGGCTCAGCGCGCTGCCTCTCGCGACGCCGGACGCCACGGTGGCGCCCAAGCCCCCGTGCCGGAGGCCATCTCGGAGAGCTCGAGTGCAAATTCCCATATTGCTGCAATTTGTTTGTTCTAGGGTCTGCTCTGATCGTGAATTGTAAAGGGGCTGGGGTTCCAGGCAGAGGGGCTCAAGGTGTTCAGGCATGTGGTGTCATACAAGTTCAACTCGAGGTCGGCAAGAAGGTCCTACTAGTGCGCCTGCTCGAGGACGTCAACCACTAGGACTTCATTGACATCCCCATCTTCCGCTCCCAGACCAACGCCGACGACACAGTGCTCGCCGGGATCTAGAGGGTGGGGAAAGGGAGCATCGTTGAGCCCACCATGCAACCCTTCCAGCTCGCCCGGCCCATGTAGCTCTGGGTCTAGGATGGCGACCATGTCAGGCTCCCCTTCCCAGTAAGTCCGTATACTAGCTCTGGATCTGAAATAAGGATCATAATGTCTTAGTAAGGACAACTGATTAAGAGTTGAACTTGAATATTATTAAGACATCATATTGGAGAGGAGGATATTATTAAGCTGATATATGAGTCCAGAGGTGTAGCCGCTTGAAAGAAGTAGGATATGGAGGACGCGGAGAAGGAGCATACATTCCTCCATGCTAAGCACTGCTCCCTATCCACCACCAGTGAAGTATGTCTGTTCCTCATCTATGGGCGAATTCAAAGAGATTTTCCCCATTCGTGCATGTCACTATTGTTTCCTAGATGATTGATTTCTATGCAAGAAATTGCTTTTTCCCATGTACTAGATTTGATCTCAATCTTTAATTGTAGGCATTTTTTGTGGTGGTCATCTATGTCAGGTTGTATCCTACACCTGGTTTAATATGCCAGGACGTGGATGTGAAgcatttttttcctattttgcaGTGATCATTTCTTCACTATAAAGTGCAAAGCAAGATGCAGTTACAGATATATGATGATCTATATTGTACAAAAGGGAAAAAGATCTCGAATTTGCTTTTCTCTTGAGCTCCAATGGCCACCAGAGGATCCTTGACATACAGAGGTATGTTATAACTGATGAACTGATGACATTTCACTTGGTCTCGTTTGTCAGCCCAACTGAATTTTCCAAGCAAATTAAATTATTACAACAGATTAGCCATTGTATATATTTGTATTCTTCTCTAGGACTTGTTGACAACTTGCTGTTGTTATGTAAGATATTTTGGGCCTAATGACACAGCTTGCATGCATGTCTTTTTAAATGGAGCTATTATGAGAATTTTTACCTTTAGGGCACAATGGCCATCTTACATATTCCTGATTGTGATTCATGAATTTTTGTCATCTGAACATACGAGAATTTCACACAACTGTTGTCCagctattctttttttttcatttcgccAGATCAGAATGAAATGATGGTTCCTGCTTCTCTAATTAAATTTGATCCTAATATTGACATCACCATTGCATATTAAACCTGGCGTAGGATTTCCATCTAATCCGTGGCTCGGGTTCAGATACAGCAGTCTGGTTCAAGAGTATCTCAAGTTTCATGTTCTATTTCCATCTGTTCACTTAGTTTTTGCATTTATACTTGAAAAATTAAGTTTCTAAGATTCTTGTAATAAGTCAACGCTAATCGTGGAGGATGATCTGATTCAATGAGTCAATTGGTGCAGTACATATATGAAATTGATCAGATTCAATATGTCAATGAGTAAGAGGATGATTGCATGTGCAGATGAAGAAAATCTATTTCAGAACATTTTGCCTTACATCTTAACTGGGCATCATTTTTTAAGATGCATTGTGCACTGCCATGTGCATGGTCTCTTCATATACCGGGCGTGAAATGATGTTGGAAGAGGCAAGATGCTAAATCCAGGGAAGATAAGCCAAGAGATGTGCTTCGAGCCGCACGTTGTTGTTTCCCTGAAGAGTATTCTTTTCTTGATTGGCGTGGCAGACTGTGTTCTGAGCTGATGTTATTGATGATTAAAAGTGGTTTCTTTTGCATTGTTCTCCTTGTTAGTGGCAGGTGTGATGGTCTGTCGATTTTGTAATAATGGGTGATGCATGGGTGATGGACACGAGTGTTTTTGCCATAGAACTCTAAAGAACAGTTATTTAATTTTGATCATATACAGTAGAAAAGGGCATATTATTATTGCAATATGGGCAGATTTGTATCTTTATACAATTCACCTTTAAGCAGCCTATATAATAAAATAGTTTAAAAACTTGAACCATGCAATTTTTTAGGTTCTAATTAAGAGTCTTGGTCAAGTTAGTTTTGTCGTTGCGTATGAGTTAGTTAAATGTGAGATGAAAGCATTACAAAGGTCCGGACATAGGTTAGGCAGTAACAGGGACGAATTCAGTGCTAATGATTTCCCTTCTTATCGGTTATCTTCATAGATTTTGAATATTAAAGTTggcattattttatttgatcGTAATCTAATTCCGTAGGCCTGATACTTGAATGTCTGTTTTTTATAGTCTACATATATGTCTATATAGCCTATTTGCaaatttgtgcaaacatagccccgtagcaacgcacgggtatTCTTCTAGTGAGGATCACGGCAGGAGACGCGCGCCGTACGCGTTCTTGAATTCGAAATCGACCCAGATCGCACGATCAGACGCCGCGCGGAGCTCAGCGGCTGGACTAACGTTGATCGGAGACGGCTTGCAGGCTGAACGAAAGAAACATCCGCACCAGAGACGGACGACGGACGCGTGCGTCCCTCTTATGAAATTTTTAGTAGTTGAGATGAGATAGAGAAGAGATAGATATAGAATAGATAGAAGATAGATAGAGATAAACCCGCATCCTAATCCACTCCTTAATCTtatccgctccgccgcgcctggGCGCTATAAATAGCCGCCCCAGCCCCTGTCGCCGTCCTCACGCCAACTTTCTCTAAGCGAAGCGAGCTCGTCCTTCGGCACGATGGCGGTGGATCTGACCCCGAGGCAGCCGAAGAAGACatacggcggcgagggcggcgcctACTACGAGTGGAGTCCCGCCGACCTGCCCATGCTCGGCGTCGCCTCCATCGGCGCGGCCAAGCTCTTGCTCGCCGCTGGCGGCCTCTCGCTCCCCAGCTACTCCGACTCCGCCAAGGTCGCCTACGTGCTTCAAGGTACGCGCACCACCCGTTTGTCTGATCGGTCGCTCGTAATCTTATAGATCAGCGTAGAGCAGAGCGAATATggctgttttttttattttaccaGATTAGATTCGCGCATCAGATCTCTATTTTgttttttaataatataaatttgattcaaattgcGCACTGTACTATTCTGGCTAGTGGTTACTGTTTCGACGATTGTGAAGTCTTAGTTTAAAGGCGTCGTGATCATGATGTCCCCATCACGCATCTGAGAAGTAAAACCTGATACTCATGTAGTTCAATTTCAATGACACCACTATGTTCATGACTACTAGCACGAGCAATAAATAATTCGTAGCTGTTTTCTGTTTTGGAAATTCATTCGTTGCAGTGAATTTGTTCatgcttttgtttttttattatgatTGATGCTTGGTGCAGGCACGGGTACCTGCGGCATTGTCCTGCCCGAGGCCACCAAGGAGAAGGTCGTCGGCGTGAAGGAGGGCGACGCCCTGGCGCTCCCCTTCGGCGTGGTGACCTGGTGGCACAACGCCCCCGACGCCACGATGGAGCTCATCGTCCTCTTCCTCGGCGACACCTCCAAGGGCCACAAGGCCGGCCAGTTCACCAACTTCCAGCTGACGGGCGCCAACGGCATCTTCACCGGCTTCTCCACCGAGTTCGTGGGCCGCGCCTGGGACCTCACCCAGGATGACGCCGCCAAGCTCGTGTCCAGCCAGCCCGCATCGGGCATCGTCAAGCTCGGCGCCGGGCAGAAGCTCC containing:
- the LOC120666008 gene encoding 12S seed storage globulin 1-like is translated as MAVDLTPRQPKKTYGGEGGAYYEWSPADLPMLGVASIGAAKLLLAAGGLSLPSYSDSAKVAYVLQGTGTCGIVLPEATKEKVVGVKEGDALALPFGVVTWWHNAPDATMELIVLFLGDTSKGHKAGQFTNFQLTGANGIFTGFSTEFVGRAWDLTQDDAAKLVSSQPASGIVKLGAGQKLPAPSAEDRKGMALNCLEAPLDVDIKNGGRVVVLNTQNLPLVKEVGLGADLVRIDAHSMCSPGFSCDSAYQVTYIVRGSGRVQVVGTDGKRVLETHVEGGYLFIVPRFFVVSKIADASGLEWFSIITTPNPIFSHLAGRTSVWKAISPEVLEASFNTTPEMEKLFRSKRLDSEIFFAPN